Proteins encoded by one window of Streptosporangiales bacterium:
- a CDS encoding glutamine synthetase: MTGDSGSTAGTLVPMLREQGVEGVVLAYVDVSGVNRIKTVPVAALERTAVWGVGMSPVFDTFLSNDVPIKATYLGGPDGDLRLVPDLGALVPLAAQPGWAWAPVDRYTQDHEPYVACSRLFAQRMVERARAVGVTYRMGIEIEWAISEGTGDEFVPACVGPAYSMTRLTELSDYAAELLAALRAEGIEVQQLHPEYSDGQFEVSVAAADPVRAADDSVLVRQTIRAVSAQHGLRVSFAPSVLVGHVGNGGHVHLSAWREGGNLLAGGDGRYGMTAAGESMLAGVLDALPALQAIGAPSPASYLRQLPSHWAGVYRCWGRETRETAMRFITGSAGDEGRAANAEVKCVDLAANPYLLAGALLAASLAGLDAEATLPEEMVGDPAWHDEDELASRGVHRLPRSLDEAATAFANSQLLRDALGVPLFDAILAVRRAEIERFEGAEPHEIAEAVRWVY; this comes from the coding sequence ATGACTGGTGACAGCGGTTCGACGGCCGGCACGCTGGTGCCGATGCTGCGCGAGCAGGGCGTGGAAGGGGTCGTGCTCGCCTACGTCGACGTGTCGGGCGTCAACCGGATCAAGACCGTGCCGGTGGCCGCGCTGGAGCGCACGGCCGTCTGGGGCGTCGGCATGTCGCCGGTCTTCGACACGTTCCTGTCCAACGACGTGCCGATCAAGGCCACCTACCTCGGCGGACCGGACGGCGACCTGCGGCTGGTGCCCGACCTCGGGGCGCTCGTCCCGCTGGCCGCGCAACCCGGGTGGGCGTGGGCGCCGGTAGACAGGTACACCCAGGACCACGAGCCGTACGTGGCGTGCTCCCGGCTGTTCGCGCAGCGGATGGTGGAACGGGCGCGGGCGGTCGGTGTGACGTACCGGATGGGCATAGAGATCGAGTGGGCGATCAGCGAAGGCACGGGCGACGAGTTCGTGCCCGCCTGCGTCGGACCGGCGTACAGCATGACCAGGCTGACCGAGCTGAGCGACTACGCCGCCGAGCTGCTGGCCGCGCTGCGGGCGGAGGGCATCGAGGTGCAGCAGCTGCACCCGGAGTACTCCGACGGTCAGTTCGAGGTGTCGGTGGCGGCGGCCGACCCGGTGCGTGCCGCCGACGACAGCGTGCTCGTGCGGCAGACCATCCGCGCCGTCTCGGCACAGCACGGGCTGCGGGTCTCGTTCGCGCCCTCGGTGCTCGTCGGCCACGTCGGCAACGGCGGGCACGTCCACCTCTCCGCCTGGCGCGAAGGCGGCAACCTGCTCGCCGGCGGCGACGGCAGGTACGGCATGACGGCGGCGGGCGAGTCAATGCTCGCCGGGGTGCTCGACGCGCTGCCTGCGCTGCAGGCGATCGGCGCGCCGTCGCCGGCGAGCTACCTGCGGCAGCTGCCGTCGCACTGGGCCGGCGTCTACCGGTGCTGGGGAAGGGAGACCAGGGAGACGGCGATGCGCTTCATCACCGGCTCCGCCGGCGACGAGGGGCGCGCGGCCAACGCCGAGGTCAAGTGCGTCGACCTCGCCGCGAACCCGTACCTGCTCGCCGGGGCGTTGCTCGCGGCCAGCCTCGCCGGGCTCGACGCCGAGGCGACGCTGCCGGAGGAGATGGTCGGCGACCCCGCCTGGCACGACGAGGACGAGCTCGCCTCGCGCGGCGTGCACCGGCTGCCGCGGTCCCTGGACGAGGCGGCGACGGCGTTCGCGAACAGCCAGCTGCTGCGCGACGCACTCGGCGTGCCGCTGTTCGACGCGATCCTGGCCGTCCGCCGCGCCGAGATAGAGCGCTTCGAAGGCGCGGAGCCGCACGAGATCGCCGAGGCCGTTCGCTGGGTGTACTGA
- a CDS encoding 3-oxoacyl-ACP reductase, translated as MTVAERLVDSPVGRSVTKALGIPPAVPLRRQRPGEPLLDGPVLVHAAGSGIEQALTEIGVPYGFTDDGTTEYAALVCDATAMTDVAGLREVYAFLHGTLRRLRPSGRVLVLGVPPEDCVDPRSAAAHRALDGLVRSVAKEARKGATANLVYAQPAPGSEVVSTLRFFLSGSSAYVSGQPVRVRKVQGLRPDQVEYPLSGKLAVVTGAARGLGAAMAAKLAADGARVICLDVPAAGEQLIATANDVRGLALQLDVTADPAPARLGRYLRTRFGGVDIFVHNAGITRDKLLVNMAEEQWDAVLGVNLAAQLRINEELLAADLLRSGARVVCVSSQSGIAGNRGQTNYAASKAGVIGMVQALAPRLSAVGGTVNAVAPGFIETEMSAQMPFAVREIGRRVNSLGQGGRPVDVAETVAWLARSGSAGVNGQVVRVCGQSMLGA; from the coding sequence ATGACCGTCGCGGAGCGGCTGGTCGACTCACCGGTCGGCCGCAGTGTCACGAAGGCGCTCGGCATCCCGCCCGCCGTGCCGCTGCGCCGGCAACGGCCGGGGGAGCCGCTGCTCGACGGGCCGGTCCTCGTGCACGCCGCCGGCAGCGGCATCGAGCAGGCGCTGACCGAGATCGGCGTGCCGTACGGCTTCACCGACGACGGCACCACCGAGTACGCCGCGCTGGTCTGCGACGCGACCGCCATGACCGACGTCGCCGGGCTGCGCGAGGTCTACGCGTTCCTGCACGGCACGCTGCGCCGGCTGCGGCCGAGCGGGCGGGTGCTCGTGCTCGGCGTGCCGCCCGAGGACTGCGTCGACCCGCGCTCGGCGGCCGCGCACCGGGCGCTCGACGGCCTCGTCCGGTCGGTGGCCAAGGAGGCGAGGAAGGGCGCGACCGCGAACCTCGTCTACGCGCAGCCGGCTCCCGGCAGCGAGGTCGTGTCCACGCTTCGGTTCTTCCTCTCCGGCAGCTCCGCGTACGTCTCCGGGCAACCGGTACGGGTGCGGAAGGTGCAGGGGCTGCGGCCGGACCAGGTGGAGTACCCGCTGAGCGGGAAGCTGGCCGTGGTCACCGGCGCGGCGCGCGGGCTCGGCGCGGCGATGGCCGCGAAGCTGGCCGCCGACGGCGCCCGGGTGATCTGCCTGGACGTGCCCGCGGCGGGTGAGCAGCTGATCGCGACGGCGAACGACGTACGCGGGCTCGCGCTGCAGCTCGACGTCACGGCGGACCCGGCGCCGGCCAGGTTGGGCCGGTACCTCAGGACGCGGTTCGGCGGTGTCGACATCTTCGTGCACAACGCGGGGATCACCCGCGACAAGCTGCTCGTCAACATGGCCGAGGAGCAGTGGGACGCGGTGCTCGGCGTGAACCTCGCCGCACAGCTGCGGATCAACGAGGAGCTGCTCGCCGCCGACCTGCTGCGCTCTGGCGCCAGGGTCGTCTGTGTCTCCTCGCAGAGCGGCATCGCGGGCAACCGTGGACAGACCAACTACGCGGCGAGCAAGGCCGGTGTGATCGGCATGGTGCAGGCGCTCGCCCCGCGGCTTTCCGCCGTCGGCGGCACGGTGAACGCCGTCGCCCCCGGCTTCATCGAGACCGAGATGAGCGCGCAGATGCCGTTCGCCGTGCGGGAGATAGGGCGGCGCGTCAACAGCCTCGGCCAGGGTGGGCGACCGGTGGACGTCGCGGAGACGGTGGCCTGGTTGGCGCGCTCCGGCAGCGCCGGCGTCAACGGTCAGGTGGTCAGGGTCTGCGGACAGAGCATGTTGGGCGCGTGA
- a CDS encoding (Fe-S)-binding protein → MTQTPHEDDGPAAVSAQPGSGNGSGNGHAPVTEEFIGEWRNAAYNCFSSGHKFCREVCPVMQVTRNEAWTPTAFHANVVAMEAGDLTVEDVAADYVNCTQCGACELRCPNTLFTGDFYRFRTRTVELVKEMRALAVDNGVHQPGYQRWNMLTDERSHEPVLGEVPVSQERVRDWSEGLDIPIGGETILFVDCEAAFYRTSVPRAVAQILQRAGYPFGLMREQWCCGGPAAEMGYREQSKRFAEHNLADWRATGVRRVLVLDPHDYITFTEDYPKFFGDDYDIEIVLVVELLAQLIEDGTLTPSVPVEKTITYHDPCRLNKRKGVWQEPRQILRSIPGLTFNDVDRVTQWSYCSGGGAGLPIEKPDLTRKISASRLAKAAELEVDTLVSACPWSERPLAEAGEAESIDVVDIHELLAESLGIEVGGSRVGEGGGGRA, encoded by the coding sequence ATGACCCAGACACCACACGAAGACGACGGTCCGGCGGCGGTATCGGCGCAGCCGGGCTCGGGGAACGGCTCGGGGAACGGGCACGCGCCGGTGACGGAGGAGTTCATCGGCGAGTGGCGCAACGCCGCCTACAACTGCTTCTCTTCCGGGCACAAGTTCTGCCGCGAGGTGTGCCCGGTTATGCAGGTGACCCGCAACGAGGCGTGGACGCCGACGGCGTTCCACGCCAACGTGGTGGCGATGGAGGCCGGCGACCTGACCGTCGAGGACGTCGCCGCCGACTACGTGAACTGCACCCAGTGCGGTGCCTGCGAGCTGCGTTGCCCGAACACGCTCTTCACCGGTGACTTCTACCGGTTCCGCACCCGCACGGTCGAGCTGGTGAAGGAGATGCGTGCGCTGGCCGTGGACAACGGCGTGCACCAGCCTGGCTACCAGCGGTGGAACATGCTCACCGACGAGCGCAGCCACGAACCGGTGCTCGGCGAGGTGCCGGTCAGTCAGGAGCGCGTCCGGGACTGGAGCGAGGGTCTGGACATCCCGATCGGCGGCGAGACGATCCTGTTCGTCGACTGCGAGGCGGCGTTCTATCGCACCTCGGTACCGCGGGCGGTGGCGCAGATCCTGCAGCGGGCCGGGTATCCGTTCGGGCTGATGCGCGAGCAGTGGTGCTGCGGCGGCCCGGCGGCGGAGATGGGCTACCGCGAGCAGTCCAAGCGGTTCGCCGAGCACAACCTGGCCGACTGGCGCGCCACCGGTGTGCGCCGGGTGCTCGTGCTCGACCCGCACGACTACATCACGTTCACCGAGGACTATCCGAAGTTCTTCGGCGACGACTACGACATCGAGATCGTCCTGGTGGTCGAGCTGCTCGCGCAGCTGATCGAGGACGGCACGCTGACGCCGAGCGTGCCGGTCGAGAAGACCATCACGTACCACGACCCCTGTCGCCTCAACAAGCGCAAGGGGGTCTGGCAGGAACCCAGGCAGATCCTCCGGTCCATCCCCGGCCTGACGTTCAACGACGTCGACCGCGTGACGCAGTGGTCGTACTGCTCCGGTGGCGGCGCCGGTCTGCCGATCGAGAAGCCGGACCTCACCAGGAAGATCAGCGCGAGCCGGTTGGCGAAGGCGGCCGAGCTCGAGGTGGACACGCTGGTCTCCGCTTGCCCGTGGTCGGAGCGGCCGCTGGCCGAAGCGGGCGAGGCCGAATCGATCGACGTGGTCGACATCCACGAGCTGCTCGCGGAATCGCTCGGCATCGAGGTCGGCGGCTCGCGAGTAGGTGAGGGAGGAGGCGGTCGCGCATGA
- a CDS encoding FCD domain-containing protein, whose amino-acid sequence MTDASGAARHIIFAPLTDGGRGDVVARRIGEAIGLGLITDGEQLPKESDLASAFNVSTVTLREALSALRQQGLVETRRGRGGGTFVRAPVDASVARLRTLLRETGVHELREIGDQQVAVAGTAARLAAERASSDHIERLHELVDALACAKTVGARRRADGRFHIEIAAAAQSTRLTRQEIDLQGEIGELLWIPFGEAVHLDEAVEQHKAILAAIEAGQGAVARDHAEQHVEHGIARLIEFHLQLAKR is encoded by the coding sequence GTGACGGACGCGTCGGGCGCGGCACGGCACATCATCTTTGCGCCACTGACCGATGGCGGCAGAGGCGACGTGGTCGCGCGCAGGATCGGCGAGGCCATCGGCCTCGGCCTGATCACCGACGGCGAGCAGCTGCCGAAGGAGTCCGATCTGGCCAGCGCCTTCAACGTCTCCACCGTGACGTTGCGCGAGGCACTGTCCGCGCTGCGGCAGCAGGGGCTCGTGGAAACCCGCCGCGGCCGCGGCGGCGGCACCTTCGTCCGTGCTCCCGTGGACGCGTCGGTCGCCCGGCTGCGGACGCTGCTGCGCGAGACCGGCGTGCACGAGCTGCGCGAGATCGGTGACCAGCAGGTCGCGGTAGCGGGCACGGCCGCGCGGCTGGCCGCCGAGCGTGCGTCCAGCGACCACATCGAGCGACTGCACGAGCTGGTCGACGCGCTCGCCTGCGCCAAGACCGTCGGGGCGAGGCGACGCGCCGACGGACGGTTCCACATAGAGATCGCCGCCGCCGCGCAGTCGACCCGGCTCACCCGGCAGGAGATCGACCTGCAGGGCGAGATCGGCGAGCTGCTGTGGATCCCGTTCGGCGAGGCCGTCCACCTGGACGAGGCCGTCGAGCAGCACAAGGCCATCCTCGCCGCCATCGAGGCAGGTCAAGGCGCCGTAGCCCGCGACCACGCCGAGCAGCACGTCGAGCACGGCATCGCTCGGCTGATCGAGTTCCATCTACAGCTTGCCAAGCGATGA
- a CDS encoding acyl-CoA oxidase — protein MGISVSEGTAEAIRGLLERRWTHVRAQTWEQVVSPAFRPAYGLDTETHRARVTELIGRLAKTPGPTLGFPTMYGGGGDVGGWITCFGMLAYCDLSLLVKAGVQWGLFGGSVYQLGTRHHHEEYLPRILSLDLPGCFAMTEYGHGSDVQSLQTTATYEADRQEFVIHTPVEQARKEYIGNAAKDGHAAVVFAQLHTGGESHGVHAFLVPIRNDDGSPCAGVRIADCGRKAGLNGVDNGRLWFDHVRVPRTALLNRYADVAPDGTYSSPIESQARRFFTMLGTLVQGRVSVAGGGVNATKLALTIVVKYADRRRQFAAADGEETLLLDYRQHQRKLLPALATTYALHFAHEELVDSLAHTFGGDDDRARRELESDAAGIKAVATWHATRTIQACREACGGAGYLSENQLPSLKADTDVFTTFEGDNTVLLQLVAKGLLTGYRDYFGELDTRGMVRAVAGQVVETVLEATAARPLTQRLVDALPRTERDLLDHRYHLELFTWRERHVVAGLARRIKAGVDGGEDAFEVFNAAQDHVLLAAEVHVDRLVLEAFVEGIEACTDPDAKELLTSVCALHALSVIEHDRGWYLEHNRLSPERSKAVTRQVNELCATLRPHAQTLVEAFGIPGECLVAPILQD, from the coding sequence ATGGGGATCAGTGTCAGCGAAGGCACCGCCGAGGCGATCCGCGGCCTGCTCGAGAGGCGTTGGACCCACGTCCGCGCACAGACCTGGGAGCAGGTGGTCTCGCCGGCGTTCCGGCCGGCGTACGGCCTGGACACCGAGACGCACCGCGCGCGGGTCACGGAGCTGATCGGCCGGCTGGCGAAGACACCGGGCCCGACGCTGGGTTTCCCCACCATGTACGGCGGGGGTGGCGACGTCGGCGGCTGGATCACGTGCTTCGGCATGCTCGCGTACTGCGACCTGTCGCTGCTGGTCAAGGCCGGGGTGCAGTGGGGGCTGTTCGGCGGCTCCGTCTACCAGCTCGGCACCAGGCACCACCACGAGGAGTACCTCCCGCGGATCCTCTCGCTCGACCTGCCCGGCTGCTTCGCGATGACCGAGTACGGGCACGGCTCCGACGTGCAGTCGCTGCAGACGACCGCGACATATGAGGCAGACCGGCAGGAGTTCGTCATCCACACGCCGGTCGAGCAGGCGCGCAAGGAGTACATCGGCAACGCCGCAAAGGACGGCCACGCCGCAGTGGTGTTCGCGCAGCTACACACCGGCGGCGAGTCGCACGGCGTGCACGCGTTCCTGGTGCCGATCAGGAACGACGACGGCTCGCCGTGCGCCGGCGTACGGATCGCCGACTGCGGCCGCAAGGCGGGGCTCAACGGCGTCGACAACGGCCGGCTGTGGTTCGACCACGTGCGGGTGCCGCGCACCGCACTGCTGAACAGGTACGCGGACGTCGCACCCGATGGCACGTACAGCAGTCCCATCGAGAGCCAGGCGCGGCGGTTCTTCACCATGCTCGGCACGCTGGTGCAGGGCCGGGTGAGCGTGGCCGGCGGCGGGGTGAACGCGACCAAGCTGGCGCTGACCATCGTCGTGAAGTACGCGGACCGCCGCCGCCAGTTCGCCGCTGCCGACGGCGAGGAGACGCTGCTGCTCGACTACCGGCAGCACCAGCGGAAGCTGCTACCCGCGCTGGCCACCACGTACGCCCTGCACTTCGCGCACGAGGAGCTGGTGGACTCGCTTGCGCACACCTTCGGCGGCGACGACGACCGCGCACGCCGCGAGCTGGAGTCCGACGCCGCCGGCATCAAGGCCGTCGCGACGTGGCACGCCACCCGGACGATCCAGGCCTGCCGGGAGGCCTGCGGCGGCGCCGGCTACCTGTCGGAGAACCAGCTGCCGAGCCTGAAGGCGGACACCGACGTCTTCACCACGTTCGAGGGCGACAACACGGTGCTGCTGCAGCTCGTCGCGAAGGGGCTGCTCACCGGGTACCGCGACTACTTCGGCGAGCTGGACACCCGCGGCATGGTGCGCGCGGTGGCCGGCCAGGTGGTGGAGACGGTGCTGGAGGCGACCGCCGCGCGGCCGCTGACCCAGCGGCTGGTCGACGCGCTGCCGCGCACCGAGCGCGACCTGCTCGACCACAGGTACCACCTGGAGCTGTTCACCTGGCGGGAACGGCACGTCGTCGCCGGGCTGGCACGCCGGATCAAGGCCGGCGTGGACGGCGGCGAGGACGCCTTCGAGGTGTTCAACGCGGCCCAGGACCACGTGCTGCTCGCCGCCGAGGTGCACGTCGACCGGCTGGTGCTGGAGGCGTTCGTCGAGGGCATCGAGGCCTGCACCGACCCGGACGCGAAGGAGCTGCTCACCAGCGTCTGCGCGCTGCACGCCCTGTCGGTGATCGAGCACGACCGCGGCTGGTACCTGGAGCACAACCGGCTCTCGCCGGAGCGCTCGAAGGCGGTGACCCGCCAGGTCAACGAGCTGTGCGCCACCCTGCGCCCGCACGCGCAGACACTCGTGGAAGCGTTCGGCATCCCCGGCGAGTGCCTGGTCGCCCCGATCCTGCAGGACTGA
- a CDS encoding DUF1232 domain-containing protein — MSVWLEIVVGILVALAATWAALVVGLLLVRPKGSLLGEAVRILPDLLRLLRNLAADRELPRGVRSRLVGLLAYLAMPIDLVPDFIPVLGYADDAIVVVFVLRAVVRRAGAEALRRHWPGTDDGFAALCRLTRVKIETQPAEGGRGECES, encoded by the coding sequence GTGAGCGTGTGGTTGGAGATCGTGGTCGGCATCCTGGTGGCGTTGGCAGCCACCTGGGCGGCTCTCGTCGTCGGACTGCTGCTCGTCCGGCCGAAGGGATCGCTGCTCGGCGAGGCCGTACGGATCTTGCCTGACCTGCTCCGCCTGCTGCGTAACCTCGCCGCCGACCGCGAGCTACCCCGCGGCGTGCGCTCGCGGTTGGTCGGGCTGCTCGCCTACCTGGCGATGCCGATCGACCTGGTGCCCGACTTCATCCCCGTGTTGGGTTACGCGGACGACGCGATCGTCGTGGTGTTCGTCCTCCGCGCGGTGGTCAGGCGGGCGGGTGCGGAGGCGTTGCGCAGGCACTGGCCGGGCACCGACGACGGGTTCGCCGCGCTGTGCCGACTCACCCGTGTCAAGATCGAAACCCAGCCGGCAGAAGGAGGACGAGGCGAGTGCGAGTCGTAG
- a CDS encoding zinc-binding alcohol dehydrogenase family protein → MRAWQVRRPGPVRAGPLHLASVPVPEPGAGELLVRVRCCGVCRTDLHVAEGDLPVHLPGVVPGHEVVGEVVAGITGDVGPGDRVGIAWLRHTCGTCGYCTRGAENLCPHSRYTGWDADGGYADYALVPAAYAYPLPAGYTDAELAPLLCAGIIGYRALQRANLPPGGRLGVYGFGGSAHLATQVALAQGATVHVLTRSAQARELALSLGAASAGHAADMPPEPLDSAILFAPVGDLVPTALAALDRGGTLAIAGIHLTDVPPLNYQDHLFYEREVRSVTSSTRADGTAFLQFAADHRLTVSTVEYPLDRADRALADLAADAVTGAAVLVP, encoded by the coding sequence ATGCGCGCCTGGCAGGTGCGGCGCCCCGGGCCGGTACGTGCCGGGCCGCTGCACCTGGCCAGCGTGCCGGTCCCAGAACCCGGTGCTGGCGAGCTGCTCGTGCGGGTGCGTTGCTGCGGCGTCTGCCGCACCGACCTGCACGTCGCCGAGGGCGACCTCCCCGTCCACCTGCCTGGTGTCGTACCCGGGCACGAGGTGGTCGGCGAGGTCGTCGCGGGCATTACGGGCGACGTCGGCCCCGGTGACCGGGTCGGCATCGCCTGGCTGCGGCACACCTGCGGCACGTGCGGGTACTGCACGCGGGGGGCGGAGAACCTCTGCCCGCACTCCCGCTACACCGGCTGGGACGCCGACGGCGGCTACGCCGACTACGCGCTCGTGCCCGCCGCGTACGCGTACCCGCTGCCCGCCGGCTACACCGACGCCGAGCTGGCGCCGCTGCTGTGCGCCGGCATCATCGGCTACCGCGCCCTGCAGCGGGCGAACCTGCCGCCCGGCGGGCGGCTGGGCGTCTACGGCTTCGGCGGCAGCGCGCACCTGGCCACCCAGGTCGCCCTCGCGCAGGGCGCGACCGTCCACGTGTTGACCCGAAGCGCACAGGCACGCGAGCTGGCCCTCTCGCTGGGCGCCGCCTCCGCCGGTCACGCGGCCGACATGCCGCCGGAGCCGCTCGACTCGGCGATCCTGTTCGCACCCGTCGGCGACCTGGTACCGACCGCGCTGGCGGCGCTCGACCGCGGCGGCACCCTGGCCATCGCGGGCATCCACCTCACCGACGTACCGCCGCTGAACTACCAGGACCACCTGTTCTACGAGCGGGAGGTGCGCAGCGTCACGTCCAGCACCAGGGCGGACGGCACGGCGTTCCTGCAGTTCGCGGCGGACCACCGGCTGACGGTCAGCACCGTCGAGTACCCGCTGGACCGCGCCGACCGGGCGCTCGCCGACCTCGCCGCGGACGCGGTCACCGGCGCCGCCGTGCTCGTGCCGTAG
- a CDS encoding methyltransferase gives MRWNAPSGDVPVPRDGIGSEHPLLIPTARRTEGIVSEKNRARIAYKVRYAATHPTKVPGYVRRLCRDQIIRLKAKDHVSYYRAVMRSDTDKNPRGAVGTPTEERWLTLGKMQFDYLKEHGLKPEHRMLEIGCGNLRAGWRFIDYLEPHNYYGIDISPDILLSAQQTIADYQVADKFPHMTLVNNLKFTFLPDGFFDVVHAHSVFSHSPLNIIDECFAHVGRIMAPDGLFDFTFDRTEGEEHHVLREDFYYRTETLINLAEKHGLKARFMDDWEKLPHGQSKIRVTRS, from the coding sequence ATGCGGTGGAATGCTCCATCCGGAGACGTCCCGGTCCCACGTGATGGAATCGGAAGTGAGCACCCCCTCTTGATCCCCACCGCACGACGAACAGAAGGCATCGTGAGCGAGAAGAACCGGGCGAGAATCGCCTACAAGGTCAGGTACGCGGCGACCCATCCGACGAAGGTGCCGGGGTACGTCCGGCGGCTGTGCCGCGACCAGATCATCCGGCTGAAGGCCAAGGACCACGTCAGCTACTACCGCGCGGTGATGCGGTCCGACACCGACAAGAACCCACGCGGCGCGGTGGGCACGCCCACCGAGGAACGCTGGCTCACGCTCGGCAAGATGCAGTTCGACTACCTCAAGGAACACGGCCTGAAGCCCGAGCACCGGATGCTCGAGATCGGCTGCGGCAACCTGCGCGCCGGCTGGCGGTTCATCGACTACCTCGAACCGCACAACTACTACGGCATCGACATCTCACCGGACATCCTGCTCTCCGCGCAGCAGACCATCGCGGACTACCAGGTAGCGGACAAGTTCCCGCACATGACGTTGGTGAACAACCTGAAGTTCACCTTCCTGCCCGACGGCTTCTTCGACGTGGTGCACGCCCACAGCGTCTTCTCGCACTCCCCGCTGAACATCATCGACGAGTGCTTCGCACACGTCGGCCGGATCATGGCGCCGGACGGCCTCTTCGACTTCACCTTCGACCGCACCGAGGGTGAGGAGCACCACGTGCTCCGGGAGGACTTCTACTACCGCACCGAGACGCTGATCAACCTGGCCGAGAAGCACGGCCTGAAGGCCAGGTTCATGGACGACTGGGAGAAGCTCCCGCACGGCCAGTCCAAGATCCGCGTCACCCGCTCCTAG
- a CDS encoding GNAT family N-acetyltransferase translates to MSRYSPRADISDSLIPAERGYALRPWHQSDAKLVLEAFAPDDMANQGGQWPMRSIEDANRWIAGWTHQQVQGTGYALAVQSPNGLVVGNVAVASVDREHGTGFVSYWTTPSARGRGVATIGLRALALWAHSALDLFRLELGHRVNNPSACAVATRAGFSVEGMQRGKLRYEGIRYDVELHAKLATDPVPDL, encoded by the coding sequence ATGAGCCGCTACTCCCCGCGAGCCGATATCTCAGACAGTCTCATTCCTGCTGAACGCGGTTACGCGTTGCGGCCATGGCATCAGAGTGACGCCAAGCTGGTGTTGGAGGCGTTCGCCCCCGACGACATGGCGAACCAAGGCGGCCAGTGGCCGATGCGCAGCATCGAGGACGCCAACCGCTGGATAGCCGGTTGGACCCACCAGCAGGTGCAGGGCACTGGGTACGCGCTCGCCGTGCAGAGCCCGAACGGCCTCGTCGTCGGCAACGTCGCGGTGGCTTCCGTAGACCGCGAACACGGCACCGGCTTCGTGTCGTACTGGACGACCCCGTCGGCCAGGGGCCGTGGCGTCGCGACGATCGGGTTGCGTGCGCTCGCGCTGTGGGCACACTCGGCACTCGACCTCTTCCGACTGGAGCTCGGTCACCGCGTGAACAACCCGTCCGCGTGCGCCGTCGCGACCCGTGCCGGGTTCAGCGTCGAGGGCATGCAGCGCGGCAAGCTGCGGTACGAGGGCATCAGGTACGACGTGGAGCTGCACGCGAAGCTCGCCACCGATCCCGTGCCAGATCTCTGA
- a CDS encoding acetyl-CoA C-acetyltransferase, whose translation MTPPTRRAAIIGGNRIPFARANGPYVHASNQDMLTAALDGLVARFGLQDMRLGEVVAGAVLKHSRDFNLTRECVLGSHLSPWTPAYDVQQACGTGLEAVALVANKIALGQIDAGIAGGADTASDAPVAVNDEFRRLLLDASRRKGVGGKLALLGRLRPRQAVPDTPRNAEPRTGMSMGEHAALTAKTWGIGREEQDELALASHSNLAAAYERGFFDDLVTSYLGVQRDANLRADTSMEKLAKLTPVFGKGDDATMTAGNSTPLTDGAATVLLGSDEWAAKNRLPVLAHVVDVETAAVDYVHGAEGLLMAPVYAVPRLLDRNGLRLQDFDFYEIHEAFASTVLTTLRAWEDLSYARDKLGREGPLGTIDRSKLNVVGSSLATGHPFAATGGRIVATLAKLLAEKGSGRGLVSICAAGGQGVVAIVEAAGEAA comes from the coding sequence ATGACCCCGCCAACCCGTCGCGCCGCGATCATCGGTGGCAACCGGATCCCGTTCGCGAGGGCGAACGGGCCGTACGTGCACGCCTCGAACCAGGACATGCTCACCGCCGCACTCGACGGGCTCGTCGCGCGGTTCGGGTTGCAGGACATGCGGCTCGGTGAGGTGGTCGCGGGGGCGGTGCTGAAGCACAGCAGGGACTTCAACCTCACCAGGGAGTGCGTGCTCGGCAGCCATCTGTCGCCGTGGACCCCGGCGTACGACGTGCAGCAGGCATGCGGTACCGGCCTGGAGGCGGTGGCCCTGGTGGCGAACAAGATCGCCCTCGGCCAGATCGACGCGGGGATCGCCGGTGGGGCCGACACCGCGAGCGACGCGCCGGTCGCGGTGAACGACGAGTTCCGCCGGCTGCTGCTCGACGCCAGCAGGCGCAAGGGCGTCGGTGGCAAGCTGGCGCTGCTCGGCCGGCTGCGGCCGCGGCAGGCGGTGCCTGACACCCCGCGCAACGCCGAACCCCGTACGGGGATGTCGATGGGCGAGCACGCGGCGCTGACCGCGAAGACCTGGGGCATCGGCCGGGAGGAGCAGGACGAGCTCGCCCTCGCCAGCCACAGCAACCTCGCCGCAGCGTACGAGCGCGGCTTCTTCGACGACCTGGTCACGTCGTACCTCGGCGTGCAGCGCGACGCCAACCTGCGGGCGGACACCAGCATGGAGAAGCTGGCGAAGCTGACCCCGGTGTTCGGGAAGGGCGACGACGCGACGATGACGGCCGGCAACTCCACACCGCTGACCGACGGTGCCGCGACGGTGTTGCTCGGCAGCGACGAGTGGGCGGCGAAGAACCGGCTGCCGGTGCTCGCCCACGTGGTGGACGTCGAGACCGCGGCCGTCGACTACGTGCACGGCGCGGAGGGCCTGCTGATGGCGCCGGTCTACGCCGTGCCTCGGCTGCTCGACCGCAACGGCCTGCGGTTGCAGGACTTCGACTTCTACGAGATCCACGAGGCGTTCGCGTCCACCGTCCTGACCACGTTGCGGGCGTGGGAGGACCTGAGCTACGCCAGGGACAAGCTCGGCCGGGAAGGGCCGCTCGGCACCATCGACCGCTCGAAGCTGAACGTGGTCGGCTCCTCGCTCGCGACCGGCCACCCGTTCGCCGCGACCGGCGGCCGGATCGTGGCGACGCTGGCGAAGCTGCTCGCCGAGAAGGGCAGCGGTCGCGGGCTGGTCTCCATCTGCGCCGCCGGCGGCCAGGGCGTGGTCGCGATCGTCGAAGCGGCAGGTGAGGCCGCATGA